CGCGGAGACCGACCGAGAGGCCGTTGCCGAACTCGGCCGTGAGGCCGCCGTTCATGAGCAGGGTGGGCGCCAGGGGGATGGCGCCGCCGTTGTCGAAGCGCGGGTCGGCGTAGGAGAGGTCGTAGTCGGCAAACAGCCAGCGCGTGATCTGGTAGCGCGTCTCGAAGTCGATGCCCCAGCGGCGGCTGGACGGGCTCGGCTCGTCGGTGCCGGCGTCGCCCGAGAAGACGAGCTCGCTGTCGAGGTCGAGGAGCCAGAGCGACGCCGCGAGATCCAGGCTGTCGAACTGGCGGGTCCGGGCGCCGAACTCGTAGCCGATCGCACGCGCGAGCGGCGTCACCGTCTGGTCCTCGCCCACGCCCTCGCCGGGGTTCGTGACGCCCGTGAACGCGGCGCCGCCGATCGCCGCGCGCGCGTCGTTCGAGTGAAAGCCCTCGCCGAAGTTGAGGTAGATCTCGGTGTCGCGCACGGGCGTGATGATGAGGTTCGCCTTGGGGCTCACCTGACCCTGGGTCTGGTAGCCGTCGAGGTAGACGGGGCTGAAGTTCGGATCGGTGCCCTGCTGGGGGAGGCGGTTGTTCACGTCGAAGATGAAGAAGTCGCCGCGCAGCCCGCCGTCGAAGCGCACCCAGTCGTTGAAGAAGATCTGCTGGTTCCAGTAGCCGCTGAACGAATGCTCGCGGACATAGACCTTGTTGATGTCGTAGAAGATCGTCCGGCGCACCTGCCGGTGCAGCGCCACGTCGACGTCGTCGTTGCGGGTTTCGAAGGCGAGCTGCGACTGGAGCGGGATGCCGGCGAGGAACCAGTTGCGCGTGAAGCGCGCCTTCGCGCCGTAGTAGAAGCGGGAGTCGTCCTGCGCGATGCCGTCGCCGGGGATGTAGTGGGCGCCGGCGCGCACCGGCTTCGCGCGCGTGTCGACGACGGCGCCGTTCGGAAGCTGGACGAAGCGCAGGCCCGTCGAGTTGAAGAACGTGAAGTCGGAGTACAGGCGCAGCTTGTAGCGGTTGGCGTACGTCTGGACCTCCCACGTGTCGGCGGCCGTCGGCGTGTAGCGCCAGTGGAGGTCCATGATCTCGCGGTCGGTGTGGCCGCCCTCGGTCGGATCGAGCGAGCCGAAGCGATCGAGCTTCCCCGCCGAGACGAGGCTCAGCGGCACCTGCCCCGACCCGTCCCAGTCCGCCTGGTAGCCCATCGTCGTGAGCCACATGTGCGAGAGCGGCGTCGGGTCGAAGCTCATCTTGGCGTAGCCGTTGTAGCGGGCGAGGTTCTCCGGGTGCTCGAAGGGCCCGTTCGTGTAGTAGGCCTGCGCCGCGATCATCGTCTTCACCTGCCCGACCTGCGGCGAGGCGCCGACGACGTAGCGCATGGTGTCGAACGACCCGCCCTC
The window above is part of the Candidatus Eisenbacteria bacterium genome. Proteins encoded here:
- a CDS encoding TonB-dependent receptor plug domain-containing protein: MLRSCRGRVLGIVVWVACAVAVARAADDTAADTTTTTSEQMTEEGDGKPDPGGDSSDQAPPASKNETRLEELVVESRKPMSAASAQDIRAHDFDVRPHQTIMQILNNLPGVVVAQHQGGSKAPQWFLRGFDADHGTDVAVSVDDMPINFPTHAHGQGYADPNFLIPEVIDRVGLYKGPYFTQFGDFATAGAINFVTKDVFAENFFLAEGGSFDTMRYVVGASPQVGQVKTMIAAQAYYTNGPFEHPENLARYNGYAKMSFDPTPLSHMWLTTMGYQADWDGSGQVPLSLVSAGKLDRFGSLDPTEGGHTDREIMDLHWRYTPTAADTWEVQTYANRYKLRLYSDFTFFNSTGLRFVQLPNGAVVDTRAKPVRAGAHYIPGDGIAQDDSRFYYGAKARFTRNWFLAGIPLQSQLAFETRNDDVDVALHRQVRRTIFYDINKVYVREHSFSGYWNQQIFFNDWVRFDGGLRGDFFIFDVNNRLPQQGTDPNFSPVYLDGYQTQGQVSPKANLIITPVRDTEIYLNFGEGFHSNDARAAIGGAAFTGVTNPGEGVGEDQTVTPLARAIGYEFGARTRQFDSLDLAASLWLLDLDSELVFSGDAGTDEPSPSSRRWGIDFETRYQITRWLFADYDLSYADPRFDNGGAIPLAPTLLMNGGLTAEFGNGLSVGLRARYLDDRPANEQRTLVARGYFLLDLIARYRWRNVELSLQLLNLT